From one Macaca nemestrina isolate mMacNem1 chromosome 3, mMacNem.hap1, whole genome shotgun sequence genomic stretch:
- the LOC105487725 gene encoding NEDD4-binding protein 2 isoform X4 — protein sequence MPRKRKNLGGNPFRKTANPKEVIVSSVASREEPTTTLPSMGETKVDQEELFTSISEMFSDLDPDVVYLMLSECDFKVENAMDCLLELSATDTKIEESSSQSFVASGNQVGAAESEIMEKRPEEESEDSKIDSFLDMQLTEDLDSLIQNAFEKLNSSPDDQVYSFLPSQDVNSFNDLSEFVNPDSSNMTPIFSTQNMNLNSENLDNSGSTLSLNPLPSHSVLSESKCFIKDNTLALESNYPEDSLLSSSLNVASDSIVGCSSLNQKQKELLESECVEAQFSEAPVDLDASEPQASLNLPGLDLPGTGGDQKSTRVSDVFLPSEGFNFKPHKHPELPTKGKDVSYCPVLAPLPLLLPPPPPPPMWNPMIPAFDLFQGNHGFVAPVVTTAAHWRSVNYTFPPSVISHTSPTKVWRNKDGTSAYQVQETPVSQVVRKKTSYVGLVLVLLRGLPGSGKSFLARTLQEDNPSGVILSTDDYFYINGQYQFDVKYLGEAHEWNQNRAKEAFEKKISPVIIDNTNLQAWEMKPYVALSQKHKYKVLFREPDTWWKFKPKELARRNIHGVSKEKITRMLEHYQRFVSVPIIMSSSVPEKIERVELCAYSCEDRSTSPRDNEDTISEKEENVLSSSLKHLDFIEEKNLDVTKETVLPENVTYLSNADLNKRRKEISDMNPSIQSALILETPHMYFSDSESKLQVTDKSEEEQIEMVAVKGYSKTDTDSSMERVSPSSCYSENNQEDCDLANTEALQNEKPSPGEIVEERATVKKKAFGKQKSKSTLEKFPRHELSNFVGDWPVDKTIGQRTKRNRKTEKTSSVQNDKKYNYPQSHKVLVNSLSVNIDCVQQRGSPHESVEDGRKSQCDDASEPLSSYKYDAYKNIEKNSFNIVGDWPSSDSLAQREHRSRMPKTGFSEPNLEIGTNGKMNEISLSTAHEACWGTSPQKLKTSSSSNLGSSEMLPSEMTCESQTCLSTKSHGQHTSLPLTFTNSAPTISGVVEPETLAECQEHMPKRDPGKEVGMCTQTEPQDFALLWKIEKNKISISDSIKVLTGRLDGFKPKVSSINTKSGVQEAIPYRVMYDKSTFVEESELTSADESENLNILCKLFGSFSLEALKDLYERCNKDIIWATSLLLDSETKLCEDTEFENFQKSCNGSQIGPFSLGLNLKEIISQRGTLENSNSPVPEFSHGIGISNANSQSACDAERGNSEQTEMRAVTPENHESMTSILPSAAVSLKNNDDVLPNSQAELLYSSKQSFPGIPKATTTDMSETEKNLVVTEAGDNIHSPSHFSDIFNFVSSTSNLEFNEEIYFADSLEIKRNEKFPKDYVKFSDAEEFMNEDEKEMEEILMAGSSLSAGVSEEDNTEILNPTPAMAKSLTIDCLELALPPELAFQLNELFGPVGIDSGSLTVEDCVVHIDLNLAKVIHEKWKESVMERQRQEEVSCGKFMQDPSLVGHTGLDNPEQKSSQRTGKKLLKTLAASEMLPLLDHWNTQTKKVSLREIMSEEIALQEKHNLKRETLMFEKDCATKLKEKQLFKIFPAINQNFLVDIFKDHNYSLEHTVQFLNCVLEGDPVKTVVAQEFVHQNENVTSHTGQKSKEKK from the exons AtgccaaggaaaaggaaaaatcttgGGGGAAATCCTTTTCGGAAGACTGCAAACCCTAAGGAAGTTATCGTATCCAGTGTTGCTAGTCGTGAGGAGCCAACCACTACTCTTCCTTCCATGGGTGAGACAAAAGTTGATCAGGAAGAACTCTTCACCAGTATCTCAGAGATGTTTTCTGATCTGGATCCTGATGTAGTGTATTTGATGCTTTCTGAATGTGATTTCAAAG TTGAAAATGCTATGGATTGTCTATTAGAATTATCTGCCACTGATACCAAGATAGAAGAATCATCTTCACAAAGTTTTGTTGCTTCTGGGAACCAAGTAGGTGCAGCAGAAAGTGAAATAATGGAAAAACGTCCTGAAGAAGAGAGTGAAGATTCAAAAATAGATTCATTTTTGGACATGCAGCTAACTGAAGACCTGGATTCCTTAATACAAAATGCTTTTGAGAAATTGAACTCTTCTCCTGATGACCAAGTATACTCATTTTTGCCTTCACAAGATGTTAATAGTTTTAATGACCTGAGTGAGTTTGTAAATCCTGATTCAAGTAATATGACTCCCATTTTTTCTACACAAAATATGAATTTGAACAGTGAAAATTTAGACAATTCTGGCTCTACGTTAAGTTTAAACCCATTACCTTCACATTCTGTTTTGAGCGAGTCCAAATGTTTTATAAAGGATAACACATTGGCTTTGGAAAGTAACTACCCAGAAGATTCTCTTCTCAGTAGTTCTTTAAATGTAGCAAGTGACTCCATCGTGGGCTGTAGCAGTCTcaatcaaaaacagaaagaactttTAGAATCTGAGTGTGTTGAGGCTCAATTCTCTGAAGCTCCTGTAGATTTGGATGCCAGCGAACCTCAGGCTTCTTTAAACCTTCCAGGGCTTGATTTACCGGGTACGGGTGGGGATCAAAAATCTACTCGGGTCTCTGATGTTTTTCTGCCTTCCGAAGGGTTCAACTTCAAGCCACACAAACATCCTGAACTGCCAACTAAGGGGAAAGATGTGAGTTACTGCCCGGTACTTGCTCCTCTCCCCTTACTGTTGCCTCCTCCGCCACCTCCACCGATGTGGAATCCAATGATTCCTGCTTTTGACCTCTTCCAAGGAAACCATGGCTTTGTAGCTCCTGTTGTAACCACAGCTGCACACTGGAGATCTGTGAACTACACATTTCCACCCTCAGTTATTTCTCACACTTCCCCAACAAAAGTATGGAGAAATAAAGATGGAACAAGTGCTTATCAAGTACAAGAAACCCCAGTTTCTCAGGTTGTAAGAAAGAAGACATCTTATGTTGGACTAGTTCTTGTTCTTCTCAGAGGTCTTCCAGGATCTGGAAAATCTTTTTTGGCAAG GACTTTGCAAGAGGATAATCCAAGTGGAGTCATTCTTAGTActgatgattatttttatataaatggacaGTACCAGTTTGATGTAAAGTACTTAGGAGAAGCACATGAATGGAACCAGAATCGTG CAAAGGAAGCATTTGAGAAGAAGATATCTCCTGTAATTATAGATAATACAAACCTACAGGCATGGGAAATGAAACCATATGTTGCTTTG TCTCAGAAACACAAATACAAAGTCCTTTTTCGGGAACCAGACACATGGTGGAAGTTTAAACCAAAGGAACTTGCAAG GCGTAACATTCACGGggtaagcaaagaaaaaataacaagaatGTTGGAACATTATCAACGTTTTGTTTCAGTGCCAATAATTATGAGTTCTTCGGTTCCAGAGAAAATTGAACGTGTTGAGTTGTGTGCATATTCTTGTGAGGATAGAAGCACTAG CCCAAGAGACAATGAAGATACTatctctgaaaaagaagaaaatgttttatcttcATCTTTGAAGCATCTAGATTTCATTGAAGAGAAGAATCTTGATGTAACCAAAGAAACGGTGTTACCCGAGAATGTTACATATCTCTCTAATGCAGAtttaaacaaaagaagaaaagaaataagtgatATGAATCCTAGCATTCAAAGTGCTTTAATTCTGGAAACTCCACACATGTATTTTTCTGACTCTGAAAGCAAACTACAAGTAACAGACAAAAGTGAAGAAGAGCAAATAGAAATGGTGGCTGTAAAAGGGTATAGTAAAACTGACACAGATAGTTCTATGGAGAGAGTATCACCTAGTTCTTGCTATAGTGAAAATAATCAAGAAGACTGTGATCTTGCAAATACCGAAGCACTTCAAAATGAAAAACCCTCACCTGGTGAAATAGTGGAAGAAAGAGCAACAGTAAAGAAAAAAGCCTTTgggaaacaaaaaagcaaatcaaCTTTGGAAAAGTTCCCAAGACATGAGCTGTCAAATTTTGTTGGTGACTGGCCAGTTGATAAGACTATTGGTCAGAGGacaaaaaggaatagaaaaacgGAAAAAACTTCATCTGTACAAAATGACAAAAAGTATAATTACCCTCAGTCACACAAAGTATTAGTTAACAGTTTATCTGTGAATATAGATTGTGTCCAGCAACGAGGATCTCCACATGAAAGTGTAGAGGATGGCAGAAAGTCACAGTGTGATGATGCTTCAGAGCCACTCAGTAGCTATAAATATGATgcttataaaaatattgaaaaaaactcATTCAACATTGTGGGTGACTGGCCTTCATCTGATTCTTTAGCTCAGAGGGAACACAGATCAAGAATGCCAAAGACTGGTTTCAGTGAGCCCAACCTAGAAATTGGAACAAATggcaaaatgaatgaaatatcaTTATCTACAGCACATGAGGCCTGTTGGGGCACAAGCCCTCAAAAACTAAAGACATCGAGTAGCTCCAATTTAGGAAGTTCTGAAATGCTACCCAGTGAAATGACCTGTGAGAGTCAGACCTGTCTAAGTACAAAGAGTCATGGGCAACACACATCATTGCCTCTTACTTTTACCAATAGTGCACCAACTATTTCTGGAGTAGTGGAACCAGAAACATTAGCTGAATGTCAAGAGCATATGCCTAAGAGAGACCCTGGAAAAGAAGTGGGCATGTGTACCCAGACTGAACCACAGGATTTTGCTcttttatggaaaatagaaaagaataaaattagcaTTTCAGATTCTATCAAAGTATTAACAGGAAGATTAGATGGATTTAAGCCGAAAGTTTCCAGTATTAACACAAAATCAGGTGTTCAAGAAGCAATTCCATATAGAGTAATGTATGATAAAAGCACGTTTGTTGAAGAAAGTGAGCTTACCAGTGCAGATGAATCTGAAAATCTTAACATTCTTTGTAAACTGTTTGGATCCTTTTCATTAGAAGCCCTGAAAGACTTATATGAGAGGTGTAATAAAGATATTATTTGGGCCACAAGTCTTTTGTTGGATTCTGAAACTAAGTTATGTGAGGATACAGAGTTTGAGAATTTCCAAAAATCGTGCAATGGATCACAAATTGGGCCTTTTTCTCTGGGGTTGAATTTGAAAGAAATTATTAGCCAAAGAGGAACTTTAGAGAATTCTAATTCTCCTGTGCCAGAGTTTAGCCATGGGATTGGTATTAGTAACGCTAACTCACAGTCTGCTTGTGATGCAGAAAGAGGAAACTCAGAGCAGACGGAAATGAGAGCTGTTACTCCTGAAAACCATGAATCAATGACAAGTATACTTCCCAGTGCTGCTGTGAGTCTAAAGAATAATGACGACGTACTTCCTAACAGCCAGGCAGAACTTTTATATAGCAGTAAGCAGTCCTTTCCAGGTATTCCAAAAGCTACTACTACAGATATgagtgaaacagaaaaaaacctagTAGTCACAGAGGCTGGAGACAACATACATTCTCCTTcacatttttctgatatttttaactTTGTATCTAGTACTTCAAATCTTGAATTCAatgaagaaatttattttgctGACTCTcttgaaataaagagaaatgaaaaatttccAAAGGATTATGTGAAATTTTCAGATGCAGAAGAATTTATGAATGAAGATGAGAAGGAAATGGAGGAAATTCTAATGGCAGGAAGTAGTTTATCAGCTGGAGTTAGTGAGGAAGATAATACCGAGATATTGAATCCCACTCCAGCGATGGCCAAATCTCTGACTATAGACTGTCTGGAATTGGCATTACCGCCTGAACTGGCTTTTCAACTTAATGAATTATTTGGTCCTGTTGGTATTGATTCAG GGTCTCTAACAGTTGAAGATTGTGTGGTTCATATAGATCTGAATCTGGCGAAAGTGATTCATGAGAAATGGAAAGAATCTGTAATG GAGCGACAAAGACAAGAAGAGGTGTCTTGTGGCAAGTTTATGCAGG ATCCTTCCTTGGTTGGACATACTGGGCTTGATAATCCTGAacaaaaatcatctcagagaacaGGCAAAAAATTACTGAAGACCTTAGCAGCGTCCGAAATGCTACCTTTATTGGATCATTGGAATACTCAAACTAAAAAAGTATCACTCAGAGAAATAATGTCAGAAGAAATTGCTTTACAGGAAAAACATAATTTG